CTTAGCTGTCTCTACCGCACCCTGAATACCGCCGCAGGCAATGATATGGTTTTCTTTAATCAGGTAGGCATCATAAACGCCAATGCGGTGATTAAAACCGCCGCCGCAGGAAACAGCATATTTCAGCGCATTACGAAGCCCAGGGATGGTTTTGCGCGTATCCAGCAGGCGGGTTTGGGTGCCAGCAATTTTCTCAACATAGCGGGCAGTTTCTGTGGCGCAGCCAGAGAGTGTCTGGATAAAGTTCATCGCATTGCGTTCGCCTGTCAGCAGGGTGCGGGCTGGGCCTTCTAATTCGCAAAGCACCTGATTCGGCTGGACCTTATCACCGTCCTCCACTTTCCAGTTTATGGTTACTGTGTTACCCAGTTGGCGGAAGACCTCATCAGCAAATGTACGGCCGCAAAACACACCGGCTTCACGGGTGATGATGGTTGCTTTGCCTTGAGTGTCTGCAGTAATCAAGCTGGCTGTGATGTCGCTGTCCGCATTAATCTCACCGCCCAAGTCTTCTTTTAATGTATCAGTAACGCAGCGAACCACATCTTCTTCAAGGTGTGCTTTCAGGTAGGCGATACGGCTTTGGCTATCGTGAACGCGTAGAGTGTTTGAAAGATCGGACATGGTGGTTCCATCACAGTGAATTCGGTTTAAATCAGGTTTGCCCTGAGCGATGGCTGCAAGTTTACCGTCGGCTTGGGAATTTTGCGAGGTAAGAGGTGAGTTCTCTGTATGTCGAATCGTTAGAAAGTTGTGCCTGTTTTGGCAAATGGCGGGTTAAAATAGTCAAAGACCTATTTCTTGTTTGCTGTTTTTTGGCGAGTTTTAAATGTTAACCATCACCGATCATTTGTTGGATAGTGCCCCTTATGTCCCTTCGCCTCACTTTAACGAGCGCCCGGTTGAAGAAGATATTTCGCTGCTGGTGGTGCATAACATCAGCTTGCCGCCGGGTGAGTTTGGTGGCAGCTATATCGAAGATTTCTTTCAGGGAAAACTCACCTCTACAGCACATCCCTTCTTTGATGAAATTCGAGATGTTCAGGTTTCTGCCCATTGCCTGATTAAACGCGATGGCAGTGTGGTGCAGTTTGTGCCTTTCAATCAACGCGCATGGCATGCTGGTGTGTCTTCATTCGAAGGTCGTGAACAGTGCAATGATTTCTCGATAGGTATTGAGCTTGAAGGAGCAGACGACTTGCCATATACAGAGGCACAGTACGTTTCATTGGCAGATGTATCTCGCGCTATCATGAAGCACTATCCTGCTATTACTTATGAGCGTATTACAGGCCATGAGAACATTGCACCAGGAAGAAAAACTGACCCCGGCCAGTCATTCCACTGGGAGAAGTTTAAAGCACTCCTCTAGGCCAAAAAACAGAGGGGATGTGCGTAAAGGTGTGTTGACGGTTTGCTACACCACCTGAAACGACTTTGAGACTGACTACACAGAATTCCAACCGTGGCCAAAATAATTGGTCTGACCATTATCTCTTCGTTGATTAATAAATGCGCGACATTTAATTGTAACCTCTATGACTTAAATCAAGTATACGGTGGACACTAAAGCCACATTCTGGTAACTTTTTATCGGTTTGATAATTGGTCTTACCAATTTACAAGACTAGAAAATGGGATAAGACGCGCAGGAATTCCGGCGCCAGATAAATAATAAAACAATGGCTATACAACGGATTCGTCAACCCAAACTGTCTGACGTTATAGAGAAAGAGCTTGAAAGTCTGATTCTGGAAGGAACCCTTTCGCCTGGGCAAAAGCTGCCACCAGAGCGCGAGTTAGCGAAACAATTCGATGTTTCCCGCCCCTCCGTCCGAGAAGCCATTCAGCGATTAGAAGCCAAGAAACTCCTTAATAGAAAGCAAGGTGGTGGCACCTTTGTGAGTGAGCGCTTGTGGCAGCGTTTCTCTGAGCCTTTGATTGGGCTTTTGGCTGACCACCCTGAAAGCCAGCTTGATTTGCTGGAATCCCGTCATGCGCTGGAAGGAATCTCCTCCTATTTCGCAGCGTTACGTGGAACCGATGAAGATTTACAGCGAGTGTGTGACTGTCACGATAGCATTCGCGAAGCCCAGCAGCTTGGTGACTTGAAAGCAGAAGCTGCCGCCGTTATGAAATACCTGATTGCCGTTACCGAGGCGTCACATAACGTGGTTCTGCTGCATATTATGCGCAGCTTGGCGCCTTTGCTGGAGCAAAACATTTTACAGAACTTTGAGTTACTGAACCGACGTGAAGATGTCGTCGCGAAGGTAACCAAGCACAGAGCCAACATTGTTCAGGCGATTACCGCCGGTGAGCCGGAAAAAGCCCGCCAGGCATCGCATGCACATTTGGCCTTTATCGAGGAAACCCTGCTGGATCTGGGCCGTGAGGAGAGCAGACGTGAACGCTCCCTTCGCCGGATACAGCAACGCAAGGACGAGTTGGAATAGCGGATCCCGACAGCTTTGAGGAGTTGTCAGGAACCGTTTTTTCAGCTGCGACAACATTAGTTTTGTACGAGTCAATCAACGAAAGGATAGATCGCCATGTCTGAAGTCATGAAAAATGACGTGGACGCACTAGAGACCCAAGAGTGGCTAGCAGCTCTTGAATCAGTCGTTCGTGAAGAAGGTGTAGAACGTGCCCAGTTCCTGCTTGAGCAAGTTATGGAAAAGGCGCGCCTTGACGGTGTTGATATGCCAACTGGCATCACCACCAACTATGTGAATACCATCCCTGCAGACAAAGAACCTGCATACCCGGGTGATGTAAACCTGGAACGTCGTATTCGTTCTATCATTCGTTGGAACGCGATCATGATCGTGTTGCGCGCATCGAAGAAAGATCTGGAACTTGGCGGCCACATGGCGTCTTTCCAATCTTCAGCTGCATTCTACGAGACCTGTTTCAACCATTTCTTCCGCGCACCTAACGAGGTGGACGGTGGCGATCTGGTTTACTACCAAGGTCATATTTCACCGGGTATCTACTCGCGTGCATTCGTTGAAGGTCGTCTGACTGAAGAGCAACTGGATAATTTCCGTCAGGAAGTAGATGGTAAAGGTATCTCTTCTTACCCACACCCTAAACTGATGCCTGAGTTCTGGCAGTTCCCGACCGTATCAATGGGTCTGGGTCCAATCTCTGCTATCTATCAAGCACGTTTCCTGAAGTACCTGAACGGTCGTGGTCTGAAAGACACTACCAACCAGCGCGTATACGCATTCCTGGGTGACGGTGAGATGGATGAGCCAGAATCACGCGGCGCGATTTCTTTCGCAGCTCGTGAGAAGCTGGATAACCTGTGCTTCCTGATCAACTGTAACCTGCAGCGTCTTGACGGCCCAGTAATGGGTAACGGCAAGATCATCCAAGAACTGGAAGGTCTGTTCAAAGGTGCTGGCTGGAACGTAGTTAAGGTCGTTTGGGGTAGCGGTTGGGACAAACTGCTGGCGAAAGACACCACCGGTAAACTGCTTCAACTGATGAATGAAACCGTTGACGGTGACTACCAGACGTTCAAAGCAAAAGACGGTGCTTACGTTCGTAAACACTTCTTCGGCAAATACCCAGAGACTGCAGCACTGGTTGCTGACATGACTGATGAAGAGATCTTCGCGCTGAAGCGTGGTGGTCACGAGCCGTCGAAGCTGTACGCTGCATTTAAGAGCGCACAAGAAACTTCAGACCGTCCAACAGTGATCCTGGCTAAGACCGTTAAAGGTTACGGCATGGGTGAAGCGGCTGAAGGTAAGAACATTGCGCACCAGGTTAAGAAGATGGATATGACCCATGTTCTGCACCTGCGTGACCGTCTGGGTCTGCAAGACCTGCTGTCTGATGAAGAGGTTGCTGCACTGCCTTACCTGAAACTGGAAGAAGGTTCAGCAGAGCACCAGTACCTGCACGCTCGTCGCCAAGCGCTGAAAGGCTATACGCCTCAGCGTTTGCCTAACTTCACTGAAGAACTAACTCTGCCACAGCTGGACGCGTTCCAACCTCTGCTGGAAGAGCAAAAGCGTGACATTTCTACCACTATGGCTTTCGTACGTGCACTGAACGTACTGCTGAAAGACAAAGGCGTGGGTAAGAACATCGTTCCAATCATTGCTGACGAAGCGCGTACCTTTGGCATGGAAGGTCTGTTCCGTCAAATCGGTATCTACAACCCGCACGGTCAGAACTACACCCCACAAGACCGCGACATCGTTTCTTACTACAAAGAAGCGACTTCAGGTCAGGTACTGCAAGAAGGTATCAACGAACTGGGTGCCATGTCTTCATGGGTTGCTGCGGCAACGTCATACAGCACCAACGATCTGCCAATGATCCCGTTCTACATCTACTACTCGATGTTCGGCTTCCAACGCGTTGGCGACATGGCGTGGATGGCTGGCGACCAACAATCACGCGGCTTCCTGCTGGGTGCAACTGCAGGTCGTACAACGCTGAACGGTGAAGGTCTTCAGCATGAAGATGGTCACTCACACGTCATGGCGGGTACTGTTCCTAACTGTATCTCTTACGACCCAACTTTCGCTTACGAAGTTGCAGTGATCATGCAAGACGGTATCCGTCGCATGTACGGTCCAGAGCAAGAGAACGTGTTCTACTATCTGACGCTGATGAACGAAAACTACGCGCAGCCAGCAATGCCAGAAGGCGCTGCAGAAGGTATCCGTAAGGGTATCTACAAGCTGGAAGCCTACGCGGGTGACAAAGCGAAAGTTCAGCTGATGGGCTCTGGCACCATCCTGAACGAAGTACGTGCAGCGGCTGACATCCTGAGCAAGGATTACGACATCGCATCTGATGTATTCAGCGTGACGTCTTTCAACGAACTGGCACGTGATGGCCAGGCGTGTGATCGTCAGAACATGCTGAACCCAATGGCAGACGCGCAAGTCCCATACATTGCACAAGTGATGGGTACTGAGCCTGCTATCGTTGCGACTGACTACATGAAGAACTACGCGGACCAAGTTCGTGCGTTCATTCCTGCTGAGTCTTACCGCGTGCTGGGTACTGATGGCTTCGGTCGTTCAGACAGCCGTGAGAACCTGCGTCGTCACTTCGAAGTTAACGCTGGCTACGTAGTCGTTGCTGCGCTGACTGAACTGGCGAAGCGTGGCGATATCGAGAAATCAGTGGTTGTTGAAGCCATTGAGAAGTTCGGTATCGACACTCAGAAAGTGAACCCACTGTACGCGTAAGAGGCATATATCAAATGGCAATCGAAATTAACGTACCAGACATCGGTGCCGATGAGGTTGAAGTTACTGAGATCCTCGTTAGCGTTGGTGACAAAGTTGAAGAAGATCAGTCGCTGATCACCGTTGAAGGTGACAAAGCGTCGATGGAAGTACCTGCATCACAGGCCGGTGTGGTTAAAGAAATCAAAATCGCAGAAGGCGACAAAGTTTCTACCGGCTCTCTGATCATGACTTTCGAAGAGGCAGGCTCCCCTGCCGAGGGTGCAGCTGAAGCTGCACCTGCTCCTGCAGCAGAAGCCGCTCCAGCAGCGGCACCTGCTCAAGCAGCAGCGGCTGAACTGAAAGAAGTTCACGTAC
The nucleotide sequence above comes from Grimontia kaedaensis. Encoded proteins:
- the nadC gene encoding carboxylating nicotinate-nucleotide diphosphorylase gives rise to the protein MSDLSNTLRVHDSQSRIAYLKAHLEEDVVRCVTDTLKEDLGGEINADSDITASLITADTQGKATIITREAGVFCGRTFADEVFRQLGNTVTINWKVEDGDKVQPNQVLCELEGPARTLLTGERNAMNFIQTLSGCATETARYVEKIAGTQTRLLDTRKTIPGLRNALKYAVSCGGGFNHRIGVYDAYLIKENHIIACGGIQGAVETAKKLNPGKPVEVETESLDELKQAIDAGADIVMLDNFTTDMMREAVAINKGKVALEVSGNVTLDTIREFAETGVDYISVGALTKHIRAMDLSMRLK
- the aceE gene encoding pyruvate dehydrogenase (acetyl-transferring), homodimeric type codes for the protein MSEVMKNDVDALETQEWLAALESVVREEGVERAQFLLEQVMEKARLDGVDMPTGITTNYVNTIPADKEPAYPGDVNLERRIRSIIRWNAIMIVLRASKKDLELGGHMASFQSSAAFYETCFNHFFRAPNEVDGGDLVYYQGHISPGIYSRAFVEGRLTEEQLDNFRQEVDGKGISSYPHPKLMPEFWQFPTVSMGLGPISAIYQARFLKYLNGRGLKDTTNQRVYAFLGDGEMDEPESRGAISFAAREKLDNLCFLINCNLQRLDGPVMGNGKIIQELEGLFKGAGWNVVKVVWGSGWDKLLAKDTTGKLLQLMNETVDGDYQTFKAKDGAYVRKHFFGKYPETAALVADMTDEEIFALKRGGHEPSKLYAAFKSAQETSDRPTVILAKTVKGYGMGEAAEGKNIAHQVKKMDMTHVLHLRDRLGLQDLLSDEEVAALPYLKLEEGSAEHQYLHARRQALKGYTPQRLPNFTEELTLPQLDAFQPLLEEQKRDISTTMAFVRALNVLLKDKGVGKNIVPIIADEARTFGMEGLFRQIGIYNPHGQNYTPQDRDIVSYYKEATSGQVLQEGINELGAMSSWVAAATSYSTNDLPMIPFYIYYSMFGFQRVGDMAWMAGDQQSRGFLLGATAGRTTLNGEGLQHEDGHSHVMAGTVPNCISYDPTFAYEVAVIMQDGIRRMYGPEQENVFYYLTLMNENYAQPAMPEGAAEGIRKGIYKLEAYAGDKAKVQLMGSGTILNEVRAAADILSKDYDIASDVFSVTSFNELARDGQACDRQNMLNPMADAQVPYIAQVMGTEPAIVATDYMKNYADQVRAFIPAESYRVLGTDGFGRSDSRENLRRHFEVNAGYVVVAALTELAKRGDIEKSVVVEAIEKFGIDTQKVNPLYA
- the ampD gene encoding 1,6-anhydro-N-acetylmuramyl-L-alanine amidase AmpD, with amino-acid sequence MLTITDHLLDSAPYVPSPHFNERPVEEDISLLVVHNISLPPGEFGGSYIEDFFQGKLTSTAHPFFDEIRDVQVSAHCLIKRDGSVVQFVPFNQRAWHAGVSSFEGREQCNDFSIGIELEGADDLPYTEAQYVSLADVSRAIMKHYPAITYERITGHENIAPGRKTDPGQSFHWEKFKALL
- the pdhR gene encoding pyruvate dehydrogenase complex transcriptional repressor PdhR, with the protein product MAIQRIRQPKLSDVIEKELESLILEGTLSPGQKLPPERELAKQFDVSRPSVREAIQRLEAKKLLNRKQGGGTFVSERLWQRFSEPLIGLLADHPESQLDLLESRHALEGISSYFAALRGTDEDLQRVCDCHDSIREAQQLGDLKAEAAAVMKYLIAVTEASHNVVLLHIMRSLAPLLEQNILQNFELLNRREDVVAKVTKHRANIVQAITAGEPEKARQASHAHLAFIEETLLDLGREESRRERSLRRIQQRKDELE